A segment of the Bactrocera neohumeralis isolate Rockhampton chromosome 3, APGP_CSIRO_Bneo_wtdbg2-racon-allhic-juicebox.fasta_v2, whole genome shotgun sequence genome:
TTCCATAAATCGTTCTCTTTTCTTAAGGGACAAATTCCTTTGTCAGAACTAAACCTATTTTGGACTCAAGTTCGGTGCACGTTTAACAACATGATATGTTCATAATTTGAGGTTAATTATCGGATATCAGTATTAAATATGGTTTGAAggaaacaaaagttattttggctaacaaaacttaaatttaacttGGTTTATTgagtgtataataaaaaaattcaatcgactacaaagaaattaacaaGTATGTAACAGAGAATGAGCGCAAAAAGCAGCAAGCTCTTACGGGTAAGGCCCTTTACCGTCACGGGAATCGACTGGGGGCGCCAAGTAACTGTCATGTGGTTGTACTGGTAATTCAGTACCTACTGTATCAATTGCTTTCTGCTCTGCAGCCGAGGAGGATGATGCTGAAACTGCCGAAGATTCTGTTAGCGAAATGTCATTGCTAAGTGGCAACTCTGCTAGCTTAGTAACGGGTGCGACAGAGGAAGCTGGCGCGCTCAGAGCGATTGTACGCGCGGCTTTGATGGCATATGGCACACGATTAACGACGGCATTGAACCCACTAGGCCCATCCACCGTGTAAGTAACGGTGCGCTGGAAACCATCTGGATCGACCACACTGTACGAGCCTTGCACGAAGTAGCCATCGCGGGCTTCAGCATGGGACTTAATGTCACCGGTCTCGTCATCATGCACATTGTAGCTGTAATCGTATTTGGCGGGTGGATTGTATTCCTCCACTGGTGCTGCGGTAGGTGCGGCGCGGTGGTGAGCTTGTGAGTTGAAGGATGTCTCAAGTTTGGTGAAAGTAGCATCAGATTCCGAGGCCGAAGCAGAAGCCGACGATGATGACGTGAGACCGGCAAAGTTTTGTGGGCTGTAGTCGTAGCCAGCCGGTGTGGGTACGGAGTTAGGGAGCTGCTTTTGGGCTGCGCC
Coding sequences within it:
- the LOC126752651 gene encoding cuticle protein — protein: MAFKFVLLICVAAATQGIVTAEFNYNPDLYNGNNSNNNQNNGVYNINSYNDNVKQPANSYNAPLAALNAFNGNAPAPPQQQQQQQQPNSNGYNYNPNNYNNNAAQQQPENQQGQSARQSNYDFNNGAAQKQLPNSVPTPAGYDYSPQNFAGLTSSSSASASASESDATFTKLETSFNSQAHHRAAPTAAPVEEYNPPAKYDYSYNVHDDETGDIKSHAEARDGYFVQGSYSVVDPDGFQRTVTYTVDGPSGFNAVVNRVPYAIKAARTIALSAPASSVAPVTKLAELPLSNDISLTESSAVSASSSSAAEQKAIDTVGTELPVQPHDSYLAPPVDSRDGKGPYP